A genome region from Gardnerella vaginalis includes the following:
- a CDS encoding riboflavin kinase, which translates to MKVINIRPDANGMINWPTLSAQRKAIVTIGVFDGMHLGHRKVIERTVDLARKNNAFSVVIMFDPRPSVVHENPDLFDDFGDNAQIPVDSQALTSVRQRLRVLQQLDVDHVIIVRYSLAFAAKSYRFFLGQLVGKLGMRALVLGSDAALGARRAGNVHAIKELAQATGVFDLVVVDDFGPGDVRVPDPIVPEVPSEDGEPKDPADGMNKAEYRAWSKGMPNKKVRAWSSTNVRWMLANGRVRDARDVLGQPHRVEGIVVHGAERGREIGFPTVNLGERIDGYVPVDGVYAGWIVDLDADEASADNLHSSSIPSVGVLRKDELHLGVHSPWRWAAAISIGTKPTFAESNEGASVKNVVSGDSGDIFESDSISDFGDDSATYPNDSENRVVEAYALTDKWQDLYGHRICIEFAQFLRSQHAFDSVESLKDAVRHDVEKVREITDAENR; encoded by the coding sequence ATGAAGGTCATCAACATTCGACCAGATGCCAACGGCATGATTAATTGGCCAACATTAAGTGCTCAGCGTAAGGCGATTGTTACGATAGGTGTGTTTGACGGCATGCACCTAGGGCATAGAAAAGTTATTGAACGCACCGTTGATCTTGCTCGCAAAAACAATGCGTTTTCTGTGGTTATAATGTTTGATCCGCGACCAAGCGTGGTTCACGAAAACCCAGATTTATTCGACGATTTTGGAGATAACGCGCAGATTCCAGTGGATTCGCAGGCGTTAACAAGTGTTCGTCAGCGTCTTAGGGTTTTGCAGCAGTTAGACGTGGATCATGTGATTATTGTTCGATATAGCTTAGCTTTTGCTGCAAAATCATACAGATTCTTCCTGGGCCAGCTTGTTGGAAAACTCGGTATGCGTGCACTTGTGCTCGGATCGGATGCAGCTCTTGGAGCGCGTAGGGCTGGTAATGTTCATGCGATTAAGGAGCTTGCGCAAGCTACGGGCGTTTTTGATTTGGTTGTGGTAGACGATTTTGGTCCAGGGGATGTTCGTGTTCCAGACCCAATTGTGCCAGAAGTTCCGTCTGAAGACGGGGAGCCAAAAGATCCTGCGGATGGTATGAACAAGGCGGAATATCGCGCTTGGAGTAAAGGTATGCCGAATAAGAAGGTTCGTGCTTGGAGCTCTACGAATGTGCGATGGATGCTCGCGAATGGTAGGGTTCGCGATGCTAGGGATGTTCTTGGTCAACCGCATAGAGTTGAGGGTATTGTGGTTCATGGTGCCGAGCGCGGTCGTGAAATCGGTTTCCCAACAGTGAATTTGGGTGAGCGTATTGATGGGTATGTGCCTGTTGATGGAGTTTACGCTGGTTGGATTGTTGATTTAGATGCGGACGAGGCTAGTGCAGATAATTTGCATTCTTCTAGTATTCCGAGTGTTGGCGTTTTGCGTAAGGATGAGTTGCATCTTGGAGTTCATTCGCCATGGCGTTGGGCTGCTGCGATTTCAATTGGAACTAAGCCAACTTTTGCTGAGTCGAATGAAGGTGCTTCTGTTAAGAATGTAGTTTCTGGTGATTCTGGCGATATCTTTGAATCTGATTCTATCTCTGATTTTGGCGACGATTCTGCTACGTATCCTAATGATAGTGAAAATCGCGTGGTTGAAGCTTATGCTCTAACGGATAAGTGGCAGGATTTGTATGGTCATCGCATTTGCATTGAATTTGCGCAATTCTTACGTTCTCAACATGCCTTCGATTCTGTTGAAAGTCTTAAGGATGCTGTGAGACACGATGTTGAGAAAGTGCGAGAAATAACTGATGCTGAAAACCGATAA
- the truB gene encoding tRNA pseudouridine(55) synthase TruB, which produces MSSSQTSSSGILLVDKPKGVTSHDVVSCARGLLHTKRVGHAGTLDPMATGLLILGFGNATRLLNYLLGHDKTYEAVIRLGESTNTDDADGDVVSSVNDENGILNSANTDEILKELRCVVAKNFTGHIMQTPTAFSAIKINGVRAYDLAREGKDVHLEPREVVIHDFSLLDARFNVGVSGVKVVDVRASVSCSSGTYIRALARDLGRVLGVGGHLVSLRRTRIGEFSVEDSRVLKLETRIRTFTDKNGVTQTRAKAVVTNRHDSVSDYFSGSASDCSVAGDLSGDSSCKKSAQKNYDLQNRVLSMFESAKLTMQTVEISENQAKDLRFGRKIVIPAINEKNIIAYVKAEKDVQNDVVAVLETAEKSPATAGGSSAFSKSQEKNEKNTNQIEAKPIVVFVQS; this is translated from the coding sequence ATGAGTAGTTCTCAAACATCATCTTCAGGCATTTTATTAGTAGATAAGCCGAAAGGCGTTACCAGCCATGACGTTGTGTCTTGTGCAAGAGGATTGTTGCACACTAAACGCGTAGGTCATGCGGGAACTCTTGACCCAATGGCTACAGGATTGCTGATTCTTGGTTTTGGTAACGCCACTCGTTTGCTTAACTATTTGCTTGGTCACGATAAGACTTATGAGGCTGTGATTCGTCTTGGCGAATCAACCAATACGGATGATGCTGATGGTGATGTTGTTTCAAGCGTTAATGATGAAAATGGCATTCTAAACTCTGCAAATACTGATGAGATTCTTAAAGAATTGCGTTGCGTAGTCGCTAAGAATTTTACTGGGCACATTATGCAAACGCCAACAGCTTTTTCGGCTATTAAAATAAACGGTGTGCGTGCTTATGACTTAGCGCGTGAAGGTAAAGATGTTCATTTAGAGCCGCGAGAAGTTGTTATTCATGACTTTTCGCTTCTGGATGCGCGTTTTAACGTTGGTGTAAGCGGTGTAAAAGTTGTTGATGTGCGTGCGAGTGTTTCTTGTTCTAGTGGCACGTATATTCGCGCACTTGCTCGCGACTTAGGGCGTGTTCTTGGTGTAGGAGGACATTTAGTAAGTCTTAGGCGAACGCGGATTGGCGAATTTTCGGTAGAAGATAGTAGGGTTCTTAAGCTTGAAACTAGGATTCGTACATTTACGGACAAGAATGGCGTTACTCAGACTCGCGCAAAGGCTGTTGTAACTAACAGACACGATAGTGTTTCTGACTATTTTTCTGGCAGTGCTTCTGACTGTTCGGTTGCTGGCGACTTATCTGGAGATTCTTCTTGCAAAAAATCTGCACAAAAAAATTATGATTTACAAAATCGTGTTCTAAGTATGTTTGAATCCGCAAAATTAACCATGCAAACAGTTGAAATCAGCGAAAATCAGGCTAAAGACTTGCGTTTTGGCAGAAAAATAGTGATTCCTGCGATTAATGAAAAAAATATTATTGCATACGTAAAAGCCGAAAAAGATGTGCAAAACGATGTTGTTGCAGTTCTGGAAACCGCTGAAAAGTCGCCAGCAACCGCAGGGGGGAGCAGCGCGTTCTCCAAGTCACAAGAAAAAAATGAAAAAAACACAAATCAAATAGAAGCTAAACCTATTGTGGTATTTGTACAAAGCTAG
- the rbfA gene encoding 30S ribosome-binding factor RbfA, whose amino-acid sequence MAGTNPRAARIAALIHRVIASNMEAHLHDKRLVNVTITEVRVTNDLQIAKVYWTQLGTVGKEQGERQRAAQALQQAKGRLRTLVGAKAGLRLTPQIQFVYDEVPSEAHEIEDILVAARKRDEELAKARENARYAGEEDPYKKPREDEDFDDFDDFDDSDDSDDFDGYEDYENSENDFVEDKSPATDDLADSAHSEL is encoded by the coding sequence ATGGCAGGAACAAACCCTAGAGCCGCGCGAATTGCGGCTCTGATTCACAGAGTAATTGCGTCTAACATGGAGGCTCATTTACACGATAAGCGACTTGTTAATGTGACTATTACAGAAGTGAGAGTTACTAACGACTTGCAAATCGCTAAAGTGTATTGGACACAGCTTGGTACTGTTGGCAAAGAGCAGGGTGAACGTCAGCGTGCAGCCCAGGCTTTGCAGCAGGCTAAGGGGCGTTTGCGCACTCTAGTTGGAGCTAAGGCTGGCTTGCGTTTAACTCCTCAAATCCAATTTGTTTACGATGAGGTTCCTAGTGAAGCTCATGAGATTGAAGACATTTTGGTCGCCGCGCGTAAGCGTGATGAGGAATTGGCTAAAGCGCGAGAAAATGCTCGCTACGCTGGTGAAGAGGATCCGTATAAAAAGCCTCGTGAAGATGAGGATTTTGACGATTTTGACGATTTCGATGATTCTGATGATTCTGATGACTTTGACGGGTATGAGGATTATGAGAACAGCGAAAACGATTTTGTAGAAGATAAGTCGCCAGCAACCGACGATTTAGCTGATTCTGCTCATTCGGAATTATAG